The genomic region TCAACGATGACCGCGTGGGAGGTTTCCATCACAAGATTCCTCTGTACGACCCCATCGAGCTGTTCATCGAAACCCTGACCGGGACGTGTTTCGAGTTGCGCGTGTTGCCCTTCGAGGCCGTCGTCTCAGTCAAGGCAAAGATTCAAAGACTCGAAGGTACGAATAAAAGTTGccgaatttttttctttcttttttaaatgagacATTTTAAAGCTCAACAGGGTTTGCGAGCATCCTTGGGACACTGACCTTGTCCAAAAAAACGTTCCTTATTGTGTTTATGCATCAGCCAGTGTTTTCCCTCATGGCGCCCATCGCTCCCAAACGGTGGCTTGGCTCCAGCGCCAGGTCACGAAGTCCATTCGCTCACTTCATTTGCATTCCCAAGACTTCTCTCGAGATCAGCCCGTCACACTCACCATCCCTTGAGCTCAGATTTCTTAGCGTGCCAAACGCATCTCTAAATCGAATAACAATAACATGAAACTGTCATGTCGTCCATCTCTAACCATTTTGCCAACACAAACAATAAGAAGATAAAATCGAGCGGTAAATAAAGCCGAACAAGCGAAACATGATGAGATGGGTCATCGACTGACGGTGAAGCTGGTCTCCGCAGTAGCGTTGAGCTGTCTGAAGAGGGCAGTCATGAGCTTTAGTGACTTGAGCTCTTATAAACCTCTGCAGCTCTGTATTGATTTCTCTCTTGGCCtcttgtgtgtctgtgcgtgtgtgtaaaggCATCCCAGTTACCCAGCAACACCTCATCTGGAACAACCTGGAGCTGGATGATGACCACTGTCTCCACGATTACGGGTAAGtgacccccccgcccccgcTTTTTTAAGTTCTTCCAACTCAGCCTTATTTGCACCTTAGTTTctgtcttttttaaaaaaaaatttttttaccgCATTTATAGTTAGCGCATGTTTTTTGCAGGATTGCGGAGGGCTGTACTTTGAAGCTGGTCTTAGCCATGAGGGGAGGTCCAATCAACACCAGAAGGGGTGAGGAAAAAGACCACTGACAAGATGGATGCAGGTCCTTTCTTTGACAGACTCTTCTCTTCTTTTCCCAGTAACTATGGAGGATCCCGTGAAGGAGGCGGCGGACTCGATGGAGGGCACAAAGGAGGAAGGTTGGGAGAAGACTCCGGCCAACAAGCAAGTCACGTTTGTGGTCTACCGCGAAGGCGACCAGCTCAACTTTTTCCGGGTGGTGGACAGGGGAGACGGTTCCCTTACGCCTCTATCGGAATCCCTCAGGTCTGCGTTCCgatcatttatttttctttataacCCAGCTggtcacagacaaaaaaaagagtttgaattCTGAGAGCGTTTCACAGATGTACGCATGCGCCTGCTTTTTCAGCGGCGGCTCCGTTTACATGTGCACCGAGGAGGTCGGCGGCGTCAGCGGAGAGCGCTCTGCCGCTGCGGCGAGCTTGGAAAACTCCATCACCATGAATAAAATGAAGCTGCTcaaagccaagatggaagacatgaacatcaacaagaAGGTAAGACCAAATGTTGTTTTGGGATTCTCGAAAGTGAAAATCTCTAAACGGCAGTCTTCATTCCGCAGCCGAAGAAGACGAGTAAGGCAAAACCGCGCCCCCCTGTCGGTCTCCATCCCTGCGGCGGCGGGCCGACGCCTTCCATCACGCGAATCCATCAGCGCCTCTTGCGTTCGCTCCCCCAGATTAACCAGTCTCGCCAGTTCGGTGCGCATCTACCTCCCATAGTGGACCAAGAAGTCCCGGACCCGTCGCCGCACGCCGCCGCTTCCCCTTCTTCCCAGTTGCCCGTCCCGAGACGGCCGCCTCCCTCGTTCCCCTCGTCGTCTTGCTACATGCTCCAGGAGGAGGAGCCGTGGGAGACGTGCCCGCCTCTGGCAAAGATTCGGCCCCCTCCCAAAGTCTCCCGCTTGGACATCGGCGGAACCAGGCTGATGAGGGACTGCGTGTACCCGCAGCTCCCTCCGCTGTGCACCAGGAGTTCGCCCGATGCCACGTTTGACCCGCTCAAGCCGGTCGGCGAGGCGGTCGGGGTGAGTTTATTAGACGAGGCCGGCGGGCTGGTGGCGCCATCGCAGACCGCCGCTTCGTTCGGCGAGCTGCCGGACCCCCTGAGTCTGGACCTGTCCCCTCAGTCGGAGGAATCTTGCCGAGCCTTTGATGTCGGGGCGCCGCACCAGCTGCCgttgcccccctcccctctcagcACTTGGACGCTCGGGAGCGGCGGCGACACGCTGACCAGCAGAGCGGATGTAACACAGCTTAGCGCTTCCTTTCATTTAAGCCCGCCGTCGCCCGCCCCCACCTCCCCGAAGCCACGTTTCCAGCCTTTCGACGGCACGCTCCCCCTTCAGGTACACGGCGCGGCACAGGTGAAGCCGACCAGCCCGTCCCCCCTCTCGTCCGTGATGTCCGGTCACGCCGCGCGCCTAAGGGGCGTTCAGGTGGAGTCGCCCGGCAAGAGGCCCGAGATTCTCTCCAAGAGGGAAGCCAGAGGCATCACCAAGATGGCCAGCCAAGCTTGTCGTGAGCAACTGGGCTCCCTGAGCAACTCTGCGCTCTTGGCGTCTCTCTCCGCCAGGCCCGCGGACGCAAGGAGAGCCGGGCTTGGCGTCCCCCTGCCCCCCGCTACTCCCATCGCACAGGGGATCCTGGGCTCCAGGCTGCCGGGCCTCTCGCAGGAGGACGCTACCGCCGCGCGACATCGAGCAACGGCCTCCTCAGTAAGAGCGGATGCTTGAATACAGATCATTTTGAAGACAAATTTCTACAATTGAGTCAAACTTAAACGATTGTCCTCCCCCTCCAGGCCAACAAATGTCTTGGGTCCAGCGGGGGAGCCATCCCTCCATTCGGGAGAATTGGTAAGAAAGACACCCTACTTGTGACTGTCACAGAAAAGAACTCGATAATGTTACAGTCGTCATATTTGCTGTTCTTCTGCCTCGCTCTCTCCAACCGTGCTGAGTTTTCCAATTTCTCTCGTTGCACGGAAAAATGTTCAGCTTAAAACAGATCCAACTTTCTGCATGACTAAGCGGCTGACgcggatagaaaaaaaaaggacaaaacatTCCAATCTGCTCCTTGTGCAGACTCCCTTttttgagattaaaaaaaaaaaaaagattccatgAGGGTGTCCTCAAGTAGGCGGGTTGTTTTTCTGCAAAGGCCTTCAGTTTAAAAACTATTGATGGACGTCTGCAGAAAACGCTGGCCGGAGCCTCGCTGAGATGTGCTCGCCGAAGATGCGTCTGAGCACTTTCATTGAGGGAACAAGTCCAGTCTGTCCTTAACACGTATCACACAGGGCAGCTCTGATCCCATAAAAAGACATTAATAATGCAATCCGGCAGCCGCTCCCATTTTATCAGACCTCCTTCCCTCGTCTCATCTACCTCGCGCTGCTCATTATCCTCAACACTCGTCTTTGTGAGCAATTCTGACAGCAGGATTAGCTTCGGACTGAATACAAGAGGAAATAAGCCGGCGCGCAAACAATCGGTCGGATCCGCGCTATTGATCGTACGTCTCCGCTCTAGGAATGCGTTTTAACACTGCGCACCTTGTTTACTTTGTGTGCCTCTGTCTTTAGTGCGGTGCTACCTTGACATTTGAAACGCCACCTCGCAAGTGAGCTGAATTTGCCCCCTCCTCATTTGTCATCGAAGTGTCTTTGTTGCTGTTGTGTGTCAGGAACTCCGACATACCACCTACCTCCAGTCAAGGCCCCTGCGGGCGCCAAGAAGAAGAGTTCCAAGCACTGCTTCCTTTGCGGCAAGAAGACCGGCCTGGCCTCCAGCTACGAGTGCAGGTACGAGCGCTTGCCGCACGACTCCAAACCCAATCTCGCCGCTTTTGTACTCTTGTTTGCCCGCGGGCCATCGCGGCTACGCGTCGGCCGCCCGCTGAGTTGGAAGATGGCGGACAGGAGCGTTCAATCTGATGCAACCATGTGTAAACTTAAACGGCTCAATCGCAACGCTGGTCTTGCACTccagttttgtatttttagatgggggttttttttgtgcataAAACGTAGTGAAAGCAGACCGACAAATCGAGGCTTCCTTTCTGAGGAAGAGCATGTTTACAGTTTCATATTCTCGTGAAAACCAGTGCTGTCTGCAGGCAGTGAAACAAAACTGTGCCGGAAAATCAATCCGAGCTGTTGCTGCAACATTGGCCACAGCCAATACAAACCGATTGGAATGccctgaattaaaaaataaaaataaaaagtgtagtAACTAACAGATGCGTATCTAATAGACTGAGGGGAAACAACAGGATGACGGGAgctgaaaagaaaagcaacTGTTAGTGACATCCGCCACACAATTGAAGCATGCAAaccgcagcaaaaaaaaaaaaaagacttttgttgCAGAACTAAATATAAAGCAGTGTTAATTATAGCTGCGACACGGTGACAAGAATATATCCGTTTGATTGGTCAATCAGGTGCGGCAGCAACTTCTGTGCCACTCACCGCTATGCAGAGACGCACGACTGCTCGTACGACTACAAGGGGACGGGGAGGCGCTTCCTGCAGGACGCCAACCCGCTCGTCAGTGCCCCCAAGCTGCCCAAGATCTAAATAGTCCCTTACTAAAAACTTATTAAAGAGGAGACGCGCTCAACCTGGACGGATATTATTCACCGACGTGCGcaatggattattattattattttttttaatgtccctCTCTCGGCCACGGTGAACTCTCCTGTGAAAACgtgtggacaaacagcagatgaTCAATGTGAAAGTgtttctgttgttttgtttgttcaatGAGCCCATCCAAGTCTGTGCATGTACGCTGGTTATTTTTGTGCAAAATATCTGCTGCATGTTCAGAccttgaaaagaaaaagctgatgGATTTCCATTGGACACGTCTTGGCCAGATGCACTTTAGAAATATCATATTTAAACTTTAATTCTGGCCCAACGggtctttttttattgtcatgtaTGGTGTCTCTTTCTTTTTGAATTGTATCTGCCCCTGAAATGTCTTGTCTTGTTACGGGCACATACACGTgaccacaaacaaacaaactccaTCAACGTGTGTGTTTTATGATATTTATTCATGAAATATTTAAATTCAAGTATGCAGTCTGTGTCTGTTTGAATGCCGGTTGTAATTGTGTATAATTGAGAGCGGGGAAGACAAATGAAATCGGATATTTCAATGTCTTTAGCAAGATAACGTGGTTGCCATAAGAATCTTTtgtatagctttttttttttttattaaatgctCAGCCGTTGCAAAAATCTCCAATGCTGTCATATTTGCAGAGGTTTGACTTCAAATAAATTTTCTTTCCAAACCTTCAGAAACAACCACTTCTCATTTATTTCCTCAAATGGGTCCGCATCTTAAGACTTAATTCGGCCACTTGACTCAATAGCTGTTTTCTGTTTACTCTGAGGAAAGCAAAAGCCTGGTAGTAACCAGAACAGCAGCACCCGAACAACGGTGCCTCTCACTTC from Syngnathus typhle isolate RoL2023-S1 ecotype Sweden linkage group LG8, RoL_Styp_1.0, whole genome shotgun sequence harbors:
- the zfand4 gene encoding AN1-type zinc finger protein 4, encoding MTDRKEPPFFNDDRVGGFHHKIPLYDPIELFIETLTGTCFELRVLPFEAVVSVKAKIQRLEGIPVTQQHLIWNNLELDDDHCLHDYGIAEGCTLKLVLAMRGGPINTRRVTMEDPVKEAADSMEGTKEEGWEKTPANKQVTFVVYREGDQLNFFRVVDRGDGSLTPLSESLSGGSVYMCTEEVGGVSGERSAAAASLENSITMNKMKLLKAKMEDMNINKKPKKTSKAKPRPPVGLHPCGGGPTPSITRIHQRLLRSLPQINQSRQFGAHLPPIVDQEVPDPSPHAAASPSSQLPVPRRPPPSFPSSSCYMLQEEEPWETCPPLAKIRPPPKVSRLDIGGTRLMRDCVYPQLPPLCTRSSPDATFDPLKPVGEAVGVSLLDEAGGLVAPSQTAASFGELPDPLSLDLSPQSEESCRAFDVGAPHQLPLPPSPLSTWTLGSGGDTLTSRADVTQLSASFHLSPPSPAPTSPKPRFQPFDGTLPLQVHGAAQVKPTSPSPLSSVMSGHAARLRGVQVESPGKRPEILSKREARGITKMASQACREQLGSLSNSALLASLSARPADARRAGLGVPLPPATPIAQGILGSRLPGLSQEDATAARHRATASSANKCLGSSGGAIPPFGRIGTPTYHLPPVKAPAGAKKKSSKHCFLCGKKTGLASSYECRCGSNFCATHRYAETHDCSYDYKGTGRRFLQDANPLVSAPKLPKI